One genomic region from Amycolatopsis sp. FBCC-B4732 encodes:
- a CDS encoding DUF6069 family protein: MTGEARPRIATGRLWAGGGATALVAALTAVVVFVVAHGIFGVPVLAPVERGVWDSIGAAVYAGGAAAAALAATALLHLLLICTPRAMSFFTGITLLLTAIAVVVPVSLDADSGTRLVTAAGNLFVGLVITGTLSGVARAAVRAPG; the protein is encoded by the coding sequence ATGACCGGAGAAGCCCGGCCCAGGATCGCGACGGGCCGCCTGTGGGCGGGCGGCGGCGCGACGGCGCTGGTCGCCGCACTGACCGCCGTCGTCGTTTTCGTCGTCGCGCACGGGATCTTCGGCGTGCCCGTGCTGGCGCCGGTCGAGCGGGGTGTCTGGGACTCGATCGGCGCGGCGGTCTACGCGGGGGGCGCCGCCGCGGCCGCGCTCGCCGCGACGGCGTTGCTGCACCTGCTGCTGATCTGCACGCCCCGCGCGATGTCCTTCTTCACCGGGATCACGCTGCTCCTCACCGCGATCGCCGTGGTGGTGCCCGTGAGCCTCGATGCGGACTCCGGCACCCGGCTGGTGACGGCCGCCGGGAACCTCTTCGTCGGTCTCGTGATCACCGGCACGCTGTCCGGCGTCGCCCGGGCGGCGGTCCGCGCGCCGGGCTGA
- a CDS encoding glycoside hydrolase family 15 protein, translated as MTETAIAEHGLIGDLQTAALVTTDGSIDWFCHPRFDSPSVFGALLDDERGGRFRIRPAGGWTSTQVYYPDTAVLITRFCGADGIGEVVDFMPPLDTAATTTHRIARLVRCVRGRIAFDVLVAPRFDYGRRPHQAILAGHGAVFVAREMSLVLHVVREPGDEHLAEARVEAGDVHVRLSLSAGQVRGLVLETDAAKPPRDIRLAEFTELFDSTVDWWRGWLAKSTYRGRWREMVARSAITLKLLTYAPTGGLVAAPTLGLPEQIGGSRNWDYRYTWVRDASFSVSALLGIGFTEEAARFGSWLGDRIREGDGAASGPLSVLYRVDGTTDLREESLAHWSGYRGSSPVRIGNDAAGQVQLDIYGEALDSVFAVESAGFGLPHRGWVAVRAVLDWLGEHWDQPEEGIWETRGGRQCFTYGRMMSWVAFDRGIRLARTRGRPAPVEDWTWQRDSIYDQILNRGWHRTRHAFVQHYTGDELDAALLRMPRSGFLPSRDPLWLSTLDAIETDLVTDSLVYRYDPAASPDGLAGDEGTFSLCSFAYVDALARAGRLEDARSAFEKMLTYANHVGLYAEEIAPTGEQLGNFPQAFTHLALIDAAVTLDAALG; from the coding sequence ATGACCGAAACCGCGATCGCCGAACACGGCCTGATCGGCGACCTGCAGACCGCCGCGCTGGTCACCACCGATGGCTCCATCGACTGGTTCTGCCACCCCCGCTTCGACTCGCCGTCGGTCTTCGGCGCCCTGCTCGACGACGAGCGCGGCGGCCGGTTCCGCATCCGCCCGGCCGGCGGCTGGACCAGCACCCAGGTCTACTACCCGGACACCGCCGTGCTGATCACCCGGTTCTGCGGGGCGGACGGGATCGGCGAGGTGGTCGACTTCATGCCGCCGCTGGACACGGCCGCCACCACCACGCACCGGATCGCCCGGCTGGTCCGGTGCGTCCGCGGCCGGATCGCCTTCGACGTGCTGGTCGCGCCCCGGTTCGACTACGGGCGCCGTCCGCACCAGGCGATCCTCGCCGGCCACGGGGCCGTTTTCGTCGCGCGGGAGATGTCCCTGGTGCTGCACGTGGTCCGCGAGCCCGGCGACGAGCACCTCGCCGAGGCGCGCGTCGAGGCCGGCGACGTGCACGTGCGGCTTTCCCTGTCCGCCGGCCAGGTCCGCGGCCTCGTCCTCGAAACGGACGCCGCCAAGCCGCCGCGCGACATCCGCCTCGCCGAGTTCACGGAACTGTTCGACTCCACTGTGGACTGGTGGCGCGGGTGGCTGGCGAAGTCCACCTACCGCGGCCGGTGGCGGGAAATGGTGGCCCGCTCGGCGATCACGTTGAAGCTGCTCACCTACGCGCCGACCGGCGGGCTGGTCGCCGCGCCCACCCTCGGCCTGCCCGAACAGATCGGCGGCAGCCGGAACTGGGACTACCGCTACACCTGGGTCCGGGACGCGTCCTTCTCGGTTTCGGCGTTGCTCGGGATCGGCTTCACCGAGGAGGCCGCCCGGTTCGGGAGCTGGCTGGGCGACCGGATCCGCGAAGGCGACGGCGCCGCCTCCGGCCCCCTTTCCGTGCTGTACCGCGTGGACGGGACGACGGACCTGCGGGAGGAAAGCCTCGCGCACTGGTCCGGCTACCGCGGGTCGAGTCCGGTGCGGATCGGCAACGACGCGGCCGGGCAGGTGCAGCTCGACATCTACGGCGAAGCGCTCGACAGCGTCTTCGCCGTCGAAAGCGCCGGGTTCGGGCTCCCCCACCGCGGCTGGGTCGCCGTCCGCGCGGTGCTCGACTGGCTCGGTGAGCACTGGGACCAGCCCGAGGAGGGCATCTGGGAGACCCGGGGCGGCCGGCAGTGCTTCACCTACGGGCGGATGATGAGCTGGGTCGCGTTCGACCGCGGCATCCGGCTGGCCCGGACCCGCGGGCGCCCGGCGCCGGTCGAGGACTGGACCTGGCAGCGCGACAGCATCTACGACCAGATCCTGAACCGGGGCTGGCACCGGACGCGGCACGCGTTCGTCCAGCACTACACCGGCGACGAACTGGACGCTGCCCTGCTGCGGATGCCCCGCAGCGGCTTCCTGCCTTCCCGGGACCCGCTGTGGCTTTCGACGCTCGACGCGATCGAGACCGACCTGGTCACCGACAGCCTGGTCTACCGCTACGACCCCGCCGCTTCGCCGGACGGGCTCGCGGGCGACGAAGGCACGTTTTCGTTGTGCAGCTTCGCCTACGTCGACGCGCTGGCCCGCGCGGGGCGGCTCGAGGACGCCCGCTCGGCGTTCGAGAAGATGCTGACCTACGCCAACCACGTCGGTCTCTACGCCGAGGAAATCGCCCCGACCGGCGAGCAGCTCGGCAACTTCCCGCAGGCCTTCACCCACCTCGCGCTCATCGACGCCGCGGTCACGCTCGACGCCGCCCTCGGCTGA
- a CDS encoding potassium channel family protein codes for MTAPRRWRFVHLAVLRPLLTVTALVCLYYLLPVDQAVRPWTMAVFTGGLAVVALLVVGEVRMILRSPFPAWQGAQALALIVPLFLLLFADLYYVLGHDRPGSFDVGLTRTDALYFTVTVFATVGFGDIAPVSATARALVTVQMVADLVVLSVVLRVIVTAVQRRRSSTRDSSVRRRQQHGGDQPGHGRDPHGGEGRRGTHRGAQVGHTARDPRDAALGRIRPARLHQVHRRGQHDPHSGAGPHQEQHEGQAGEGDDEARAAEPAPGVPPRRPSRDR; via the coding sequence TTGACCGCGCCGCGGCGATGGCGGTTCGTCCACCTCGCGGTGCTCCGGCCGCTGCTCACCGTCACGGCGCTGGTCTGCCTGTACTACCTGCTCCCGGTGGACCAGGCGGTGCGGCCGTGGACGATGGCCGTGTTCACCGGCGGCCTCGCCGTGGTGGCCCTGCTGGTCGTCGGCGAGGTGCGGATGATCCTGCGATCACCGTTCCCCGCGTGGCAGGGAGCACAGGCACTGGCCCTGATCGTCCCGCTGTTCCTGCTGCTGTTCGCCGACCTGTACTACGTGCTCGGCCACGACCGCCCCGGTTCCTTCGACGTGGGCCTGACGCGCACCGACGCGCTCTACTTCACGGTCACGGTGTTCGCCACGGTCGGTTTCGGTGACATCGCCCCGGTTTCGGCCACCGCGCGGGCCTTGGTGACGGTGCAGATGGTGGCCGACCTGGTGGTGCTGAGCGTCGTACTGCGCGTGATCGTGACCGCGGTGCAGCGCCGCCGTTCGTCCACAAGGGACAGTTCAGTCCGACGCCGGCAGCAGCACGGCGGCGATCAGCCCGGCCACGGCCGCGACCCCCACGGCGGCGAGGGCCGGCGCGGTACCCACCGAGGAGCCCAGGTGGGACACACTGCGCGAGACCCCCGAGATGCCGCACTGGGCCGCATCCGGCCGGCGCGGCTGCACCAGGTCCACCGGCGCGGTCAGCATGACCCCCACTCCGGAGCCGGCCCGCACCAGGAGCAGCACGAGGGCCAGGCCGGCGAGGGTGACGACGAAGCCCGCGCGGCCGAGCCGGCGCCGGGAGTGCCGCCGCGCCGGCCGTCCCGCGACCGCTGA
- a CDS encoding SHOCT domain-containing protein, translating to MTLASAEYPFLDLMWTMLVFFGWVAWFWLLFVALGDLYRRSEVSGWAKAGWTVLVIVLPVLGVLLYLATQGRHLNRRRQDRELAAQQRFEQYVRSVSSVERTSAAQISEARRLLEQGIIDDAEYHELKRKALAR from the coding sequence ATGACACTGGCGAGCGCGGAATACCCCTTCCTCGATCTGATGTGGACGATGCTGGTGTTCTTCGGCTGGGTCGCCTGGTTCTGGCTGCTGTTCGTCGCACTCGGCGACCTCTACCGCAGGTCGGAGGTGTCCGGCTGGGCCAAGGCGGGCTGGACGGTGCTGGTCATCGTGCTGCCGGTCCTCGGCGTGCTGCTCTACCTCGCCACCCAGGGCCGGCACCTGAACCGGCGGCGCCAGGACCGCGAACTGGCCGCGCAGCAGAGGTTCGAGCAGTACGTCCGGTCCGTGTCCTCTGTGGAGCGCACGAGCGCGGCGCAGATCTCCGAGGCCCGGCGGTTGCTGGAGCAGGGGATCATCGACGACGCGGAATACCACGAACTCAAGCGGAAAGCGCTCGCGCGTTGA
- a CDS encoding LuxR C-terminal-related transcriptional regulator — protein MNPRQEVSARRRVPATKVSIPVPRGDRVSRPRLFALLDDARDAAMVFVGAPAGFGKTTLLAGWARQRGRGAVAWLTADADDNDDRRFWSAVLEALGGCLPVPAASPLRHLAVPPEPGTDLAFLAQVADALDALAQPVLLVLDSAQEITSPRTWHGLQTLLRHQPAGLRLAVSSRREPPLPLVRARLADRLVDIGADRLRFSAAEATAFVETTGPRIPADQISLLVARTEGWPAGLRLATASAAKHGSLRDFFAGRDQAVLDYLTDEVLAPLTDAQQDLVRAMSVCDEVPAGLAAALTGRPDAEVVLRELGEPALQVVRSAGTPPVHQLPSLLRTYLRAELLRRAPDRTRTLHAAAARWFADSDRPALALLHSIRSGNTTRVGDLLHRHAVSLFLGGDHRVLRLALAVLDDRRVPADPLPALVSAALCLETGETSTAGLQLARAEAAWPDRPSAELTVLRQLAYSRLAQLDRSPAQAVRAAEQIDESLAAGTPLAGLATLHRAGTLVARHGNGAAREAVVRVLGAAEEQGQDFTITQCLTVLGGLAGFDGDYQVMETLARRAESRQPIHDPQRSLPAAQVGAMLAYGALLRGEPADCVDQAKRIGRLLGAAPARAARNLRLFAETLHGAAEFELGGWHAGLRRMRRARAHLGAGRACPPEHAALCAVLEHRAALRLGAAGQARETVRWAQPLLTGSGELLLLRARTQLRLGRHSAASSVLRSLADGETPLLLPWVAIEASLIGIQAALAAGAPERAARLLGSALRAAEPAGVRFPLVFAPPDVLEFLTSRLGGFGTSERFAGEVLALRRRLSTPAIPAPLTERERSVLRLLPTQRSIDEIAEDLTVSPNTVKTHVRGIYAKLHVRSRRDAVAIALQRGLLDTDVTDFTV, from the coding sequence ATGAACCCCCGCCAGGAAGTTTCGGCCCGAAGACGGGTACCGGCGACCAAAGTGAGCATTCCCGTTCCCCGCGGCGATCGCGTTTCCCGACCCCGATTGTTCGCCCTGCTCGACGACGCGAGGGACGCCGCGATGGTGTTCGTCGGGGCGCCGGCCGGATTCGGCAAGACGACACTCCTCGCCGGCTGGGCCCGCCAGCGCGGGCGAGGTGCGGTCGCCTGGCTGACCGCCGACGCCGACGACAACGATGACCGCCGGTTCTGGTCGGCGGTCCTCGAGGCGCTCGGCGGCTGCCTCCCGGTTCCGGCCGCCAGCCCGCTGCGGCACCTGGCGGTCCCGCCCGAACCCGGCACCGACCTGGCGTTCCTGGCCCAGGTGGCCGACGCGCTGGACGCGCTGGCCCAGCCGGTCCTGCTCGTCCTCGACAGCGCTCAAGAAATCACCTCGCCGCGCACCTGGCACGGGCTGCAGACCCTGCTCCGCCACCAGCCGGCGGGCCTGCGCCTGGCGGTGTCGAGCCGGCGGGAACCACCGCTGCCGCTGGTCCGGGCGCGGCTGGCGGACCGGCTGGTCGACATCGGCGCCGATCGCCTGCGGTTCTCCGCCGCGGAGGCCACGGCCTTCGTCGAGACGACCGGGCCCCGGATACCGGCGGACCAGATCAGCCTGCTCGTCGCCCGGACCGAGGGCTGGCCGGCCGGGCTGCGCCTGGCCACGGCTTCCGCGGCCAAGCACGGCAGCCTGCGCGACTTCTTCGCCGGCCGCGACCAGGCCGTGCTGGACTACCTGACCGACGAGGTGCTCGCCCCGCTGACCGACGCCCAGCAGGACCTGGTGCGGGCGATGAGCGTCTGCGACGAGGTCCCGGCCGGGCTCGCGGCCGCGCTCACCGGCCGGCCGGACGCGGAGGTGGTGCTCCGCGAACTCGGCGAACCGGCCCTGCAGGTGGTCCGGTCCGCCGGGACCCCGCCGGTGCACCAGCTGCCGTCCCTGCTGCGCACCTACCTGCGGGCCGAGCTGCTGCGGCGGGCCCCGGACCGGACCCGCACCCTGCACGCGGCGGCGGCCCGCTGGTTCGCCGACAGCGACCGGCCCGCCCTCGCCCTGCTGCACAGCATCCGCTCGGGGAACACCACCCGCGTCGGCGACCTGCTGCACCGGCACGCCGTTTCGTTGTTCCTCGGCGGTGACCACCGGGTGCTGAGGCTGGCGCTCGCCGTGCTCGACGACCGGCGGGTCCCGGCGGATCCGTTGCCCGCCCTGGTTTCGGCCGCGCTGTGCCTGGAGACCGGCGAGACGTCCACCGCCGGTCTGCAGCTGGCGCGGGCGGAGGCGGCGTGGCCGGACCGGCCGTCAGCGGAGCTGACCGTCCTGCGGCAGCTGGCGTACTCGCGGCTCGCCCAGCTCGACCGCAGCCCGGCGCAGGCCGTCCGCGCGGCGGAGCAGATCGACGAGAGCCTCGCCGCCGGGACCCCGCTGGCCGGTCTCGCCACCCTCCACCGGGCGGGCACCCTCGTCGCCCGCCACGGCAACGGGGCGGCCCGCGAAGCGGTGGTGCGGGTCCTCGGTGCCGCCGAGGAGCAAGGGCAGGACTTCACCATCACGCAGTGCCTCACGGTGCTGGGCGGCCTGGCCGGCTTCGACGGCGACTACCAGGTGATGGAGACGCTCGCCCGCCGGGCGGAGAGCAGGCAGCCGATCCACGACCCGCAGCGGTCGCTCCCGGCGGCCCAGGTCGGCGCGATGCTGGCCTACGGTGCCTTGCTCCGCGGCGAACCGGCGGACTGCGTCGACCAGGCCAAGCGGATCGGCAGGCTGCTCGGTGCCGCACCCGCCCGGGCGGCCCGCAACCTGCGCCTGTTCGCCGAAACCCTGCACGGCGCCGCCGAATTCGAACTCGGCGGCTGGCACGCCGGGCTGCGGCGGATGCGCCGGGCCCGCGCGCACCTCGGCGCCGGCCGGGCCTGCCCGCCCGAACACGCGGCGCTGTGCGCGGTGCTGGAACACCGCGCGGCCCTGCGGCTCGGCGCGGCCGGCCAGGCCAGGGAGACCGTTCGCTGGGCCCAGCCGCTGCTCACCGGCTCCGGCGAGCTGCTCCTGCTGCGAGCCCGGACCCAGCTGCGGCTCGGCAGGCACAGCGCGGCGAGTTCGGTGCTGCGCTCACTGGCGGACGGCGAAACACCGCTGCTGCTGCCGTGGGTGGCGATCGAGGCCTCGCTGATCGGCATCCAGGCCGCGCTGGCGGCCGGTGCGCCGGAGCGGGCCGCGCGGTTGCTCGGCTCCGCGTTGCGCGCCGCCGAACCCGCCGGCGTCCGCTTCCCCCTGGTCTTCGCCCCGCCGGACGTGCTCGAGTTCCTGACCAGCAGGCTCGGCGGTTTCGGGACGAGCGAACGGTTCGCGGGCGAAGTCCTCGCGCTGCGCCGCCGGCTGAGCACCCCGGCGATCCCGGCACCGCTGACCGAACGCGAACGCAGCGTGCTGCGCCTCTTGCCGACGCAGCGGTCGATCGACGAAATCGCCGAAGACCTCACCGTCTCCCCGAACACCGTCAAGACCCACGTGCGCGGGATCTACGCGAAGCTCCACGTCCGCAGCAGGCGGGACGCCGTGGCGATCGCCCTCCAGCGCGGCCTGCTCGACACCGACGTCACCGACTTCACGGTCTGA
- a CDS encoding DUF2252 domain-containing protein, which translates to MTQTEQDTGTRDARIARARTARIAVPRSEHAEFPGADRRTDPLALLARQDADRVPELLPIRYGRMAASPLAYFRGAALPAAADLAATPRTGVVVQASGDAHLANFGLFASAGRRLVFDFADFDETLPAPWEWDVKRLAASFEVAGRENAHPTAQRRRTVLAAVEAYRRAMQDFAHRTSLEIHHAGADAETLRAVAAHPPAPAGRHRLDRSAGRSPVRDDAGVLHRYTEIRDGRLRLATRPPLLVPVSRLTGDGDPATLEQRLGEMFSRYRQLLGSERRAPLDRYRLADVARSVVGVSGAGTRCWLALLVGPDDGDALFLQLKEAVPSVLQSCTGTTVRGESGRRVVTGQRLLQAVGDRYLGWVRATGFEGRTRDFYVRRVRDGRGVADVTKMTPETLRAYARLCGWTLARAHARTGDPLVIAAYLGSGPAFAEAVREFAVACADQNERDHSALCSAIRNGHVTAVSGR; encoded by the coding sequence ATGACGCAGACCGAACAGGACACCGGGACCCGGGACGCGCGGATCGCCAGGGCACGCACCGCCCGCATCGCCGTACCGAGGTCCGAGCACGCCGAATTCCCCGGCGCCGACCGGCGGACCGACCCGCTGGCGCTCCTGGCCCGGCAGGACGCCGACCGGGTGCCGGAGCTGCTGCCGATCCGGTACGGCCGGATGGCCGCCTCCCCGCTCGCCTACTTCCGCGGTGCCGCGCTGCCGGCGGCCGCCGATCTCGCCGCGACCCCGCGGACGGGGGTGGTGGTCCAGGCGTCCGGCGACGCCCACCTGGCCAACTTCGGCCTGTTCGCGTCCGCCGGGCGCCGCTTGGTGTTCGACTTCGCCGACTTCGACGAAACCCTGCCCGCGCCGTGGGAATGGGACGTCAAGCGGCTGGCCGCCAGCTTCGAGGTCGCCGGCCGGGAGAACGCGCACCCGACGGCCCAGCGCCGCCGGACGGTGCTCGCGGCCGTCGAGGCGTACCGCCGGGCGATGCAGGACTTCGCCCACCGGACGTCGCTCGAAATCCACCACGCGGGCGCCGACGCCGAGACCCTGCGCGCGGTCGCGGCCCATCCCCCGGCCCCGGCCGGGCGGCACCGCCTCGACCGTTCCGCCGGCCGGTCCCCGGTCCGTGACGACGCCGGCGTGCTGCACCGGTACACCGAAATCCGCGACGGGCGCCTGCGGCTGGCCACCCGGCCGCCGCTGCTCGTCCCGGTCAGCAGGCTGACCGGCGACGGCGACCCGGCGACGCTCGAACAGCGCCTCGGCGAGATGTTCTCGCGCTACCGGCAGTTGCTCGGCAGCGAACGGCGCGCGCCGCTGGACCGCTACCGGCTGGCCGACGTCGCCCGCAGCGTGGTCGGGGTGAGCGGCGCCGGCACCCGGTGCTGGCTCGCGCTGCTGGTCGGGCCGGACGACGGGGACGCGCTCTTCCTGCAGCTGAAGGAAGCCGTGCCGTCGGTGCTGCAGTCCTGCACCGGCACCACCGTCCGCGGCGAGTCCGGCCGGCGCGTCGTCACCGGGCAGCGGTTGCTGCAGGCGGTCGGCGACCGCTACCTCGGCTGGGTCCGCGCCACCGGGTTCGAGGGCCGCACCCGGGACTTCTACGTCCGCCGGGTGCGCGACGGCCGGGGCGTCGCCGACGTCACGAAGATGACCCCGGAGACGCTGCGGGCCTACGCCCGGCTGTGCGGGTGGACGCTGGCCAGGGCGCACGCCCGCACCGGCGATCCGCTCGTCATCGCCGCCTACCTCGGTTCCGGCCCCGCCTTCGCCGAAGCCGTCCGGGAGTTCGCGGTGGCCTGCGCCGACCAGAACGAACGCGACCACAGCGCCCTGTGCTCGGCCATCCGCAACGGCCACGTCACGGCGGTGTCCGGCCGGTGA
- a CDS encoding DUF1269 domain-containing protein, which translates to MAALTVWRFPTAEGAENALELLRQLQKQQLISIADAACVSWPENRKKPKTTDLGSLTGTGALGGGFWGLLFGLIFLVPLLGMAVGAAIGALTGSLAHVGIDEEFITTVRSQVTPGTSALFVMSGDTVLDRVVEPFKETGATLLSTNLSAEEEARLRDAFGEAEEPQRR; encoded by the coding sequence ATGGCCGCGTTGACCGTATGGAGGTTCCCCACCGCCGAAGGCGCCGAAAACGCGTTGGAGTTGCTCCGGCAACTGCAGAAACAGCAACTGATCTCGATCGCCGACGCGGCTTGCGTGAGCTGGCCGGAAAACCGGAAGAAGCCGAAGACGACCGACCTCGGTTCCCTGACCGGCACCGGCGCGCTGGGCGGCGGGTTCTGGGGCCTGCTGTTCGGCCTGATCTTCCTGGTGCCGTTGCTGGGGATGGCCGTCGGCGCGGCGATCGGGGCGCTGACCGGGTCGCTGGCGCACGTCGGGATCGACGAGGAGTTCATCACCACGGTCCGGAGCCAGGTCACGCCCGGGACGTCGGCGTTGTTCGTGATGTCGGGCGACACCGTGCTGGATCGGGTGGTCGAGCCGTTCAAGGAGACCGGGGCCACGCTGCTGAGCACGAACCTCTCGGCCGAAGAGGAAGCGCGGCTGCGTGACGCCTTCGGCGAAGCCGAGGAGCCGCAACGGCGGTGA
- a CDS encoding LuxR C-terminal-related transcriptional regulator has translation MPARTTSRCLRIPGVKAAVPRVPRIFVPRPRLEALLDRATVRPVTVVRAPAGSGKTTALAAWAGGGRDVAWVSLDGDDNDEPRLWTAILAALSRGAAVPADSSLHRLEPPRPGRRPEFLAELGDALAGLRRPMRLVLDDLQEISRPEPMDALAALARHRPPGLRLVLATRVEPRLRLARLHVDGVLSRVGAAELRFAVQETADLLRATGAVVSDDRVRELTERTAGWAAALGWAAVSVRGLADTDGLFASVAGDERAVARFFADEVLSRLPPATSDVLSCISLCDTVSATLAVRLSARADAGAMLDELERSMALVVRTPAGEYRLPPLLREFLRAELARRGPERVRRLHAVAARWYADEGRFGDALRHAVAGRDRQRVLILVRDHGVRQVLTGDGDPVRTALTHLGPETVAASPPLRLTSALDHIQRGDLAAAGADLGEVPPGGEPGLLAVRHLARVTGNRPPATEVPATAGTPELDAWAKLELAWRSLHRGARRYAVSRAEEALRLAHAGHLDHLVLHSRLALGVATALRGDHAEMRRACIGALAIARRRGRHRTPGVAECHLMLGYDDLMRSEPVAAARELAQAARAEVPGCAPLLGPLRKFFEGVVRFDEADRAAGSQAMRAARHLLADLELPREIAAMCAVAEHHAALALGEGLHAADVLAWAQERLRGRAEPALLQVRAHLAADETEPAEAVLGQAWSATALLPATPVDLCLVETALALRAHRRTKALHALDRALALARPNGLVRPFALAEPAVGHLLIDHSGGFGSLDRFAQSVRGRLVPHTPSSGLTDREQVVLNRLPSQCSLDEIASDLTVSVNTVKTHVRAIYGKLGVNNRRSAVVVARHHGLT, from the coding sequence GTGCCCGCTCGAACGACGTCCCGGTGCCTGCGGATCCCCGGCGTCAAGGCCGCGGTGCCGCGGGTGCCGCGGATCTTCGTCCCCCGGCCCCGGCTCGAGGCGCTTTTGGACCGTGCCACCGTCCGGCCCGTGACCGTCGTCCGGGCGCCCGCCGGGTCCGGGAAGACGACGGCGCTGGCCGCCTGGGCCGGGGGCGGCCGGGACGTCGCCTGGGTGTCCCTGGACGGTGACGACAACGACGAACCCCGGCTGTGGACGGCGATCCTCGCCGCGTTGAGCCGCGGTGCCGCGGTGCCGGCGGACTCCTCGCTGCACCGGCTCGAACCCCCTCGGCCCGGACGGCGCCCGGAGTTCCTGGCCGAGCTGGGCGACGCGCTCGCCGGGCTGCGCCGGCCGATGCGGCTGGTCCTGGACGACCTGCAGGAGATCTCCCGCCCCGAGCCGATGGACGCGCTGGCGGCGCTGGCCCGCCACCGGCCGCCCGGGTTGCGGCTGGTGCTGGCCACCCGGGTCGAGCCGCGGCTGCGGCTGGCCCGCCTGCACGTCGACGGGGTGCTTTCCCGGGTGGGGGCGGCCGAACTCCGGTTCGCGGTCCAGGAAACCGCGGACCTGCTGCGGGCGACGGGCGCCGTGGTGAGCGACGACCGCGTGCGGGAGCTCACCGAGCGCACGGCGGGCTGGGCCGCCGCGCTCGGCTGGGCCGCGGTGTCGGTGCGCGGGTTGGCGGACACCGACGGTCTCTTCGCCTCCGTCGCCGGGGACGAACGCGCGGTGGCGCGGTTCTTCGCCGACGAGGTGCTTTCGCGGCTGCCCCCGGCGACTTCCGACGTGCTGTCGTGCATCAGCCTCTGCGACACGGTGAGCGCGACGCTCGCGGTCCGGCTGTCGGCCCGCGCGGACGCCGGGGCGATGCTGGACGAGCTCGAGCGCTCGATGGCCCTCGTCGTGCGCACGCCGGCCGGGGAGTACCGGCTTCCGCCGCTGCTGCGGGAATTCCTGCGGGCCGAACTGGCCCGGCGCGGTCCGGAGCGGGTGCGGCGGCTGCACGCCGTCGCCGCGCGGTGGTACGCGGACGAAGGGCGGTTCGGGGACGCGCTCCGGCACGCCGTCGCGGGCCGTGACCGGCAGCGCGTCCTGATCCTGGTCCGGGACCACGGCGTGCGCCAGGTGCTCACCGGCGACGGGGATCCCGTCCGGACCGCCCTCACCCACCTCGGCCCGGAGACGGTCGCCGCGAGCCCGCCGTTGCGCCTGACTTCGGCGTTGGACCACATCCAGCGCGGGGACCTCGCCGCCGCCGGTGCCGACCTCGGCGAGGTCCCGCCCGGCGGCGAACCGGGCCTGCTGGCCGTCCGGCACCTCGCCCGCGTGACCGGGAACCGGCCGCCGGCGACCGAAGTGCCCGCCACGGCGGGAACCCCGGAGCTCGACGCGTGGGCGAAGCTCGAACTCGCCTGGCGTTCGCTGCACCGGGGTGCCCGCCGGTACGCCGTCAGCCGGGCCGAAGAGGCGCTGCGCCTGGCCCACGCCGGGCACCTCGACCACCTCGTGCTCCACAGCAGACTGGCGCTCGGGGTGGCCACCGCCCTGCGCGGGGACCACGCGGAGATGCGGCGCGCGTGCATCGGCGCGCTCGCGATCGCGCGGCGCCGCGGCCGGCACCGGACTCCGGGCGTCGCCGAATGCCACCTGATGCTGGGCTACGACGACCTCATGCGCAGCGAGCCGGTCGCCGCGGCCCGGGAACTGGCCCAGGCGGCGCGGGCGGAGGTGCCGGGGTGCGCACCGCTGCTGGGGCCGCTCCGGAAGTTCTTCGAGGGCGTGGTCCGGTTCGACGAGGCCGACCGGGCGGCGGGCTCCCAAGCCATGCGCGCGGCCCGCCACCTCCTCGCCGACCTCGAACTGCCCCGCGAGATCGCCGCGATGTGCGCGGTCGCGGAGCACCACGCGGCGCTCGCCCTCGGCGAGGGCCTGCACGCGGCGGATGTGCTGGCCTGGGCCCAGGAACGGTTGCGCGGCAGGGCCGAGCCCGCGCTGCTGCAGGTGCGGGCCCACCTGGCCGCCGACGAGACCGAGCCGGCCGAGGCGGTACTGGGACAGGCCTGGTCGGCGACCGCGTTGCTGCCGGCCACCCCCGTCGACCTGTGCCTGGTCGAGACCGCGCTCGCCCTGCGCGCGCACCGGCGGACCAAAGCACTGCACGCCCTCGACCGCGCGCTCGCCCTCGCCCGGCCGAACGGGCTGGTGCGCCCGTTCGCCCTCGCCGAGCCGGCCGTCGGGCACCTGCTGATCGACCACTCGGGCGGGTTCGGCTCCCTGGACCGCTTCGCCCAGTCGGTCCGCGGCCGGCTCGTCCCGCACACCCCGTCCAGCGGGCTGACCGACCGCGAGCAGGTGGTGCTGAACCGCCTGCCGTCGCAGTGTTCGCTGGACGAGATCGCGTCGGACCTCACCGTCTCGGTGAACACCGTGAAGACCCACGTGCGGGCCATCTACGGCAAGCTCGGGGTGAACAACCGGCGCTCGGCCGTGGTGGTCGCGCGCCACCACGGCCTCACGTGA